Sequence from the Sphingomonas sp. SORGH_AS_0950 genome:
TGATGCAGGAAGCGTGGCTCCAGGCCATGCTGCCATTCGCCCAGCGCCACCAGCGCATGGGTCAGGGCGGAGGAATCGAACACGCCGCTGGGCGCCTGGAGGACGCGCTGGTGATAGGCTTCGCTGAACGGCTGGCCCGTCATGCTCGCGATGCGCTGGTCGTTGTGCCAGGCATGATCCGCGATCGACGCGGTCGGCCGGGGCGCGGCGAACAGGCCGGACGGCATCATGTCCAGCCGGTCGCCCGCCTGCTCGGCGAGCGCGGCGAGGGCGGGCGCGCTGGCATAGCACCAGCCGCACAGCGGATCGAAGAAATAGCGGAACTGCATGTCGCCTATGCCGGTCATGGTCATCGTCCTGTGGATCGGCAGCAAGGGGCTGCCCTGTCGATGACCGAGATAGGCGGTCCGATGACCTGGATAAATCGGTACAAATCGTACACACTGTAAGTCCAAACAGGACAATCATGTGATGGACGCCCCCAATCTCAATCGTCTCCGCTATTTCACCGCGACGGTGGAGACGGGATCCTTCACCCGCGCGGCAGAGCGGCTGGGCGTCGCCAAGACGGTC
This genomic interval carries:
- a CDS encoding DsbA family protein translates to MTGIGDMQFRYFFDPLCGWCYASAPALAALAEQAGDRLDMMPSGLFAAPRPTASIADHAWHNDQRIASMTGQPFSEAYHQRVLQAPSGVFDSSALTHALVALGEWQHGLEPRFLHQAQIARYVGGEDTSDAMVVAQVAASVAGQAGITLDAATLADRLRHDADLHARTDARIGETQRAMAALRISGVPQLVATVGGRQIIVRGDDIYAGGDRLLTALAALDRAA